The segment acttgccgcGTAACACCTGTGGGATGTAAGCGTCACCGAGTCCTTCCCGGaggcggaagttgcagcagcccatGACCTCCACCTCGTCcgaccctttcttcttcccggccgctcgaaggatgaagaagtgccgaAAGAGCGCGACCGATGGCGgcacccccatgaacatctcgcagaagtgggcgaagatcgccaggatgaccactgaatttggactcaggtgggccagTTGCAcgccgaaggtgtccagcacttgTAGGAGAAACGctgagaatggcggcaccagacCAGCGGCGACGAAAGAGACGAAGATCACGATCCGCCCGGCCCTGCGCGTGCAGGGCGGATAGCTGGCCAGCGTCACCACCGACGCTCCCCGCTGGCCAGCAGGGACCATCAGCTTTcggaccttctctgccccctcctcgttcatgagGCGGGACCTCGGCAGGACGCTATTGGCGCTCGACGCATCCCGACGGCCgcttcctgcccttggcattttttgggggtggggagtgcgctggaggagactagaagcaAGGTGCGCCGCGGGCTGGAGAGAAAGCTCCTGGTGCACAAGGAAGACAAAGGCAGAAGATGGCAACTGCAAGAATGACGTGGGGGGTAACGGTTCgttgcccctctcctttttctaTCATGGGGAATTCAAACGCCACATTCCTCAGCGCAATTTGCGAGGCGCGTCTCCCTCGATCCACGCGGTTGCCAGGCGTGCCaccctcgatccgcgcggttgccGGGCGCGCCTCCCGCCTCATTATCACTCCCCTCGAAAGTCGGAAGGGCATGCGCCCTTTCGGTTTCCCCTTTGGGTTgtaccaagagcctgggccaAAAAGCTGCAAGGCCCGCAAGATTTCGGCACCTGACgacaagccacgtggcaccaatgctgtgatcgACCTCGAAGAAAAAGggccccattcgcagtctctgggccatcgcctgccgatgggcctgggggctactgtcggtgacatgggaacaaggggtccccgagtcccgaggtcaggacagcagaatatcacgtggtgccatccctcGGAGTCCAtctccctgaggacccgagaagagccagttccgggaggggtgctcggggccatgaacagtggtccccgagtacccatagttccccgagaacccgagaagaggcagttccggtaggggtgctcggggccatgaatagtggtccctgagtacccgtagttccccgaggacccgggaAGAGTCAGTTCCGGgatgggtgctcggggacgtaaacagtagtccccgagtaccccgagttccccgaggacccgagaagagacacATCCGGGaggccccgagcgcccagagttccccgaggacctgagaggccccttgccggtggaccccacaagatctcaacggtgaggtgtcgtTCGgcgaaaggcccgatgccgtatttaagagggagcgtggcctgtcacttccaaccactccccccacgtcTATCGTACTGGGtatgtcagtccctaccaccgcctggtagggggcgtggggacatttaatgcgacggatcccatcgcacgtcaccctgcggggcccctGAAGGAAACAGCTTGGGGATATCTTCGCTAGGCTCAAGGCgcatcgcctgcccccctgctgtgtcaggtctGTTCCGATCGAGCGGGCATGTGGGGCAGTTCGGCAGCTGACCGgtggcccccctgcacctgctaaaagTTGGACGTGATGGGTGACGGGACCGGccgaaggcgcattttcaaccatgtaacatcaaactgcagccctatgatggttgctttccatttatggctcatggggactcgtgcccccgtttctgggcacgccaagcctcccccaacaggataaaagggggggtgcACTTCAAAAAAGGAGGCAGACTTTGAAGAGCAAGACGACTGATAGAGGTCAAGTTGAGACAGGGcagctcgaagcaagaccgaagctctacttagacaaaaaaccttgtaactcagagatccagagaaaggcattccaagagcattaatagcatatcatacgcacaggagtagggtattacgctctgtgcggcccgaacctgtctaaaatcccttgagcatttactctcactagccaacgatcatccgtcccgcctagatctcacatattcgcattTAATccgcgtacgaggtagatccagaatcagcccccggccgaatctcaaaggggatctctcaggatccccacttgcggtgttcatccaccgacagcaaCCCATCACCCCCTATGATTGCCTTATTAGAGTGTAATCAATCCTACACATAATATCATAACAACCCGCACCTTCAGATCTACAAAGTCGCAAACGCCCCCATAGCAAGCCTAGTTGGGTAGAAACAACCAATACCCTACAAAGATCCATGACAGAAACAATCATCATCTGACTAGGGCTTTAGTAGTAGGAATGTGAAGTAATCCACCTAGACCTTAGGACTAAATCCGTATACATCCCCTCTTTGTAACTTCTGATCTTGAGATTAATCAAGGCAAGAtaggatgtagggttattatccacTCAGAGatttgaacctatataaaatttGTGTTCCTCTTTATGATATTCTTCTACGATGATGCAGGTATCCCTATATTTCCATTATAAATATTTGACAGCCGTGTACAAATCTTTGACATTTGCTAGTTGAAATTTCAAACTTGTGCCAAAAGTTTGAAATCTAAGTTAAAAGTTCCAAACTCTAAGTTGAATATCCCATATTCAATTAATGGTGTCAAATGTATAGTCGAAAGCTAAGATAGTtcactagaaaaaaaaacttagctcAATTTAAGTCAAAAGTTCAAAAGGACACAAAATGACTTAGTTTTATTGCTACAGAATGCTTCATTCCATACGGCTCTAAATGAACATTCTAGATTACTTTCCTTCTATCTGACTTAAAGTGTCTCTGATGACTCCTCTAATCACATATGACTATAGGACCATCTGGGATATATCTTATCACATATAGATCTTAAACAAAACCCCACTTTTCGGCGTTGATAAAATCTAAACAAAATTGGCACCCAAACCACCCCTTAGACTAACTATATAGTCCCAAGTCTCAAGTCCCGAGTCACATGATTTTTTGTGTGAGCGTGGTTCATGGGACTCTAACCCATGACCTCCCACTACGGGCGAAGCTGCCTTACCATCCCACCTAGCAATGATCACTAACAACAATGAGATATCTTTTCCTTTTACCCCTTGTTATCCAATTTTGTTATGATTATTTCaatatctaaatgatttcaaatgaaaaaattgccaactataaagttgtagattttttgAGAGCtgcaatttttgtaaaaaatttTCTTCAGCCAATTgtgtatttatattttatataatttctGAATATCTAACTACAAACATATAAACCGAAACTCATTTCCTCGGCTTCATCATGAACTTAATTaaccattgcatatattatcacATTTCACCATATAGTTACTACCATTTGAGTTGTACCTTTATCTAATCTATATTTTTGTACCATTTCAATTTTCATGGAACATGGAATTGAGTTGACCCACATGAAAGTCAAAGTAGCTTTGATGAGTATATTTCATATATAAAACTTAGTACTTAAGCATcccataatatttttttcactatTTTATTActagttttattattttctcatgcAGTTTAGGAGTGCTAGGTACTCTCATGTGTGAACCATGATGAAAGAAGTCAATGCCGATATGTTATGGATGTTAAATTGGTTGTCAACCACATTTGGGCACATAGATaactttgaataaaaaaatttaattataaagttgtagattttatcaaaagctacaattttcatatgaaaaatGTTTCCACATGACTctataaaaaaagttataaatttcgGAAGATCTCACcatatatttcaaaaaatatataataggCTCTTTTTAAAATATCATGGTCCATGCCTCTCTTGTGGAGGATGCAATAGGGGCtgacctcctccttggccttcaaGCTTGTTGGGCTTCAGGCTCAGAGTGACAGAGCCTTAGGCATAAAGGGTCCTAGATGACAATTCAGATTGGAATAACTTTGATCTACGAGCTTGAACATTATTTTTGACTCTACCTTTGTTCTAATGATGATACACTTAGTGTCTATCGTACGGACACGATCATAGGCGGATCTACAAGTGCTGGGTGGGCTTAAGCCCCCTACCGTTTGCAATCTCTTTGgtgagaggaggtggaggagaagagaaagaagagaaaaaaaaaggaggaaggttaaagaggaggaagaaggaggaggtcaGCCCCTCTTTGCATCCTCCACTCGACGATCGCCCGACGGCCACGGGTGCGGTCAGCCTCGATCCAATCCTTCCTGCCGCGTCGTCGTCGCCCCACCCCCGTCAACCTCACTCCGCTTTCTCCACTCCCTACACCCGGCTCATACACTGCGACACTCGATCCCAAATGCCAACGTCCATCCGACGTCCCATAAACCCACCGGACTATACACCGGGTTCACGCACCAGGAACCTCCCAACCAGCCACCTCCCGCTCCGATCGGAGGCGAGGCGGGGGCGTGGCCGCGGCGCCGACCGAGACCGATTCCCCGCGGGGAAAGCCTGCGCCTATAAGTACCCGACCTCGCCGGTGCCCGCGAGCTTCGAGAAACCCTCCTTCTCCGCCGCGCCTTACCCTAAGTAGCTTGCGGTTCTCTCTCACTGCCCTGCTGATCGCTCACTGCTGCCAccgctgctctgctctgctactgttgctgctgctgctgctgctgctggcaaGGAAACCCTAGCCCTGGCCCTGATGTCGCagcaggaggcggcggcggaggcggaggagaggCTGGGGGGGCTCCGGCGGAGCGGCTCCGCCAGCCGCCTCAACGCACAGGCGCCGGAGTTCGTGCCGCgcgcctcggcggcggcgccccgcCCCCCGCCGGCGCAGACTGTGGTCCGTCTGttcccgccgccaccgcccccCGCGGCGTTCTTCGTtgcggggccgccgccgccgccgcctccattCCAGTACTACTCGGCGGTTGgcgccggtggtggtggcgggttcggtgccgccgccgcagcggagAAGGAGGCCGGGGCTGAGCAACTGGCGCAGGCGCAGCAGCCTGCGAGGGACGGGATCTTCGACGATGCGGCGCACAAGATCACAAAGCAGGTTGGTTGATGCTCCTCCGTGTCGTTTCGTTATGCTGCCCGATTCGAAAGGCGCAGTTAGATCAGGAATGAAATTTGCTTAATTTGCTACATCTTTTAGTCTCACAGAAGTTAGAGCCATTAGTCGTACATCGATCGTGAAAAGGCTATCTGTTCCTGAGGCCAATTTAGATGCATTTGGATTGAATAAGAAGGCAAGCATTGTTCAAATTTAGCTGTCTGCTCTTAGTTGTAGCAACCATAATGTAGGAGCTAATAGAGGCGGAATGGAGCTGCTAGCAATCTAGCTTGTCAAATTGCGGTATTTTGCTGTTTGTACACTTGTAGTATCTGCCAGGATGGATCATGTTTGATGGGTTAAGCAATTGGAGCGATTGGATATAATTAGTCATCTCTTAAGCAATGATGGTACGGAAAAATTGGCGGTGGCTTTCCAGTTTAagctaagagttctgacttgtcCTGCGTACAGACATTACTTTTGAATCATgttttggaaatcaagaaaCAAGGTTACAACTCGGTTTTAGAATCTGCTCTATACTTATGTGATTTACTCCCATTTGAACATGATGCATCCAATGTTGTTGAGAGGTAGATGTGTGATGTGGTAGTGGTGTCTTAACTAACCTCATTCTAGGAACATTTATGAGCACACAGTATTTGTGAAGTTCAACTGCTCAAGGCTCCAGGTGCCAAATTAACATGGGGCATTTGCATTGAATGAAAAGGCAAATATCGCTTAGATTGAGCTGTCTGCTCTTAGTTGTAGCAAGATTACTGTTGTAGCTCTGTAATCCTATGTACGATACAAGTGTTGTTTAGTCGAGGGGACTTTACAAACTCTAGATGGAATGGAGCTACGACCCATCTAACTTCTCAAATGTGTTATCTGTCAGGATGGATCAGGTTTTGATGGGTTAAGAAGTTAGATTTAATTGAGATTTCTCTTGAGTAATGATGGTGGAGAAAAATTCAGTGTGATTCCCTAATCTTTGaatatgattttatttatgACAGGTCCTGCATATAGATATTTTTATTCCTTTAAAAGCATGTTATAGGAAATGGCAAAACAAGTTAACATCCTTGTTTTAGAATATGCTCTTTATTTCTGTTGTCTACTCCCATTTGAACGAATGCGTCCTATACTGGTGAGAGGTAGATACAGTGGTGATGTATCAATTAACCCCAAATTGTGAACAAATAGGAGTACAATTGTTTGTGATTGTTGGGATACGTGTGGACCCAACTGAGCCGCCCCATGCGGGTACTGTTGCTTCGGCAACAGATCCGGCTGAAGATCAGGATCGGCGCGTCCTCTAAACCGACTGCTGATCTTCTCCCGTGTTGTAGTTAGAGATAAACTAatcttgttgctagagataaGTGCTAACTCTTAGTAGAGATAGACTAACTCTGTTTAAACACCTGTACAGATGTACTATATAAGCCTACGGGCTATCTGAGAATAATCAAGCCGAGTATTCTCCAAATATCCCACTCTTTCAATGATGTTCAACTACTCTAGGCTCCAGGTGCTAGATTATTGTGGAACTTTTGTGGTGGCACTGCTTTGCTTTATTTGGTCCAGAGCCATCCTTATCAGTCATTAGAGCTCTAATTATTTTGATTGATGTGTGTTATTCCACTCTAATCACATTTGTCATTAGCTAATTAACGTTATACCCAGCAGGTTCTATCAGTTTGTGTCATATTGtactttatcttttttattgtaGCATTTCTTGTAAGCAGCAACTGCTCTTCTGATGCAGTAATTCTGCTTCAAAAACGTTATAGCAGTTTATCGTCTTGGATGCTTTAAGTTGGAAAAACAATTCTGGACATGCTTACTGATGCAGAGATTGTTCTATGAGTTGGCATGTAATTACACTTGGAGTTTCTTAGACACGATCATATTGTAAAATAGATTCAGTTTCTTATTGCGCATTGGTTAAGCTATAATTAAGTTAAGTTGGTATTCTTCTGTGGGTTATCGACTATTATTGGTGCTCTCTAGTTCCTGTCTGTCTGTCGGTGCGTCTTTTTATTGTTTTTAGTTTTGAGAGTGTTGATTTTTAATTAGTTCGATATGATGTATGTAGCCTTGTGTCTGATAGTGATCTAGAAAATCCAGGCAAAGGCAAAGTTGGTGTCTTTTAGCGTGTGCTGTAAAGAGcatcctttttttgtttctgttgGTTCTCATTTCATAAATTCTGACCTTGTAGGTAGAGTATTATTTCAGTGATATAAACTTGGCCACTACTGAACATTTGATGAGGTTTATTACTAAGGACCCTGAAGGATATGGTGAGTTCTATGCTTGCTTCTGAAGCTATTTCGTTGAGATGTTAGATTATAAAGTTATCATATTGATTCCTGGTGTTGAATTTATGGTTATTTCTTGAAAGGAAGCTGTTATCACTAATTAACATTTATAGCTTTCTTTCCATCATTAGAAACCAAATCAGGTTTAAAGCCTTGCTGCTTTAAGGTGATGGTCAGAATCAAAATAGGCTTCCAAAGTGAATATTGACATATGCTGGAGGTTCTATATTTCTATGTATGCACGCTACTATTCAGTTACTTTCCTAGATTATATCCTGCTTGATTTGTGACGTTATCATACTTGGCTTATTTTCTGATAGACACATTTTCTGCTGGATGCATCTTAATCAGGATAAGATTGATCCAGTCTACTCAGTTTTGATTCATGGAGCAAACTGTTTTTAattgaaaatataattttttacatCTTTTTATGGATTTGGAATCATTTGACTTTCACAAGTATTACAATTAGTTCCCTTTTGCTAGGCCTAAGCTATTATATATTCTCCGAAATTTATAACAGAAAAGTGGTTACCATATTAATCAGAATATTCTCCTCATCACCTTATGCTACAGCAATGAGTTGTCTTCGAAGAAAGAACTTTTGACCATGGCTTCAGTATGCTAGTTTTGTTTATTCAATCACATCTTTCGTAAAATCTGTTTGTGCTTAATGTGAAGAAAACTAACTAACTTTGATACTCGTCTTGGACAAACCTGTATAATTCAGTATCAATTTTTTTGGGGGAACACTGATGTGCCTTCTCACTCAACTCAGTGCCAATATCAGTTGTTGCTAGCTTTAAGAAAATTAAGGCTTTGGTGCAAAGTAATTCCATGCTTGCTTCAGCTCTTCAGACTTCATCAAAGCTTGTAAGTTCCATGATAATCCAATTATAAGATGCAGCCGGATATTAAAATTGCACTATTTTATTCTGAAGTTCTCAGTTTACTCAATTCTTCATAAGTCTTAGGTATAAGATTAGCGGCAACAATCATTCACTTTTGTTTATCTCTTTCCTCTGCAAATCTATGTTATTTATGTCCtcattaatattttaattatttggaCATATGTATAGGTTGTTAGTGACGATGGAACAAGAGTAAAACGCGAATGCCCATTTACTGAATCAGATTTAGAAGCACTCCAGGTGATTACAAACTCTTTATACATTGAATTGTACTACCAAAACAGTGATATGGTATTTTCTAGGGTTAAAATATATGCTAGACTGTCAGATAAGGATCACCTCCTCTGTCTTGCAGGCCCGAATTGTTGTTGCGGAAAACCTTCCAGATGATCATTGTTACCCGAATCTAATGAGGCTCTTTTCAGCTGTTGGCAGGTAAATGTTAATGTAGGTCAATGTAAAGTGCACCACTTCCCGTTCAGTcctgaaaattgaaaaaaaaaaacatacactacgtttctaattttatttttgttttgccCATGTTCCAGTGTGAGGACAATCCGAACATGCTATCCTCAGACCTCAAATGGCACCGGACCAGTTACTAACAGATCTGCCAAGCTAGATATGCTTTTCGCCAACAAAGTAACTACATTTATGTTTATATTACTTAAAATCATATTGTTCATAAGAATTGAATTGTTGTACCTTTTTGTAAATAAGTATTTCTGGTAGGATCCATTGAATCAACACTAGATTTGCTTTTTTCCTACAACGTAGTTGCTTTTTTGGATACTTGAATATCATATTCTTATTGAAAACTGAACTCTAGTACTATATGTAAATAACTGTTTTTGATAGGGTTCGTTGAAACTTCCCTGGACCCTGTATCCTAGGAAAGTAGATAGAATTGAGCACTGTACAAGTAGGAATGTTTCTATGGATATGCAATAGCTTAATAGGGATGTAGAAAGCCTACATGGATTAGCTTCTCTATAACATATCGACCTTTCATTTGAGGAACCACCTTTTCTTTATTGGTTTCATAGTTTACATATTCCACTAGAAACATGAATGGAACCTTAGCTTCTGTGATCTGTTGCTTCATCAGTTTAGGTATTATAAGATTagaaaaatatagtttttctTTCAGATTCCGCCATAATTTTATTCAGCATTCTTTGGAAAGAAACAGTCCCATCACTTTCGCAATGTTATTGTAGTGACAGGCTTAGTGCTGACAAGTATGCAACATAGCATCAAATGGCTAAGCATATGCAACTCAGTTCAAATGAATCATTGTATGTTATGTGGTGGACAAGTTATTTCTTTATCTCACTTTTCATCATACTCTTGTCATATGATAGCACACCTTTTACTCAATGATTtcttgcaaaaataatatttgtttTCCTTGATGGCAGCTGCATGCTTTTGTTGAGTATGATACTGTTGTAGATGCTGCGAAAGCGGTATGCATCTTTATATGATATTTTCATAACACATTTGCTTTGTGCATGAATTATATTAAATTGCTTCATGCGGTACAGATTGTGGAACTTAATGATGAGAGGAACGGGAGAAGTGGGCTCAGAGTTCGATTGCTGAACACTTGCATGGTAACCACAGTTGGACTTTATCAATTGCACATGAGATGGTTTAGTGTTGTGTTGGTGTTTAACTACTTATACAAACATCATGACGGCGGAACTTGTCATAGTGCCTCGATATAACATATTACAAATGGAACAAATGTAGGTTATAGCAGTTTTGGAGCCTCAGACAAAGCTCCCTGAAACAGGTTGCTTTTGAATGTACTTTTTTGTGAAGCGGAAGCCACTCTACAACTAGAAGCTAGGAGCATACTCGTAAAAATAAAAGGTGCTTTTTGGGAAAACAAAAACTCCCTCGGACAGAGGTTACATGCCAAATACGAGCTATTACTGGTATGACCGATGGAGCAGAAAGAGCGGTGCTATAGCAGGTCGGTGACAGTGGTAATTGTGGTCACTATAACACATAAGCAATCTTTTGACATGTTTAAAATAGATTCAACATGCTTCCGTGTCATGTTTTAGGTTTTGGGCCAATTTAAATTAATTCTGACACAGGGATTTGAAAACTATTGCTTCCTGTGCCCATTATGAactttaattttaaaatatatagattTTCTTAATTTGAAAATATCATTAGTACTGACAAATAAatcttttatttaaaaaaattagaaacttATGAACTTTAATTTAGACCAGTTGAGTTTTACTATTGAACAATGCAACTAAATTTTACAATCTTGAAGAATTTATTGTGAATTTAAACTTTCAAACATTTTTCCATATGAATCAAACTTCATTATTGAAAACATTTGAATCCAAAATCTATCTGATTTTTAACTTTGAGTTTTACTTCTGAATTTACAAATTCGAATTTAATgtttcaaatttattttgatACTATCTAAActgaaatttcaaattttaatatTGCGGTAAAATCAAGGTAGTTAACATTTTTCAACAAAATTGTGACATAGGATAACCTTAGTGGCAGCTCCCACTATTCATGATAGATATTTTTGTTGTGCCACCATGATAATCGTGTTTGTAATTACTGTATATAGCATTATAGAACAAATTTCCTTTGTTTTGCAAATCTAGTGTGTGTTCCTTTGTACTTGCATTTTAGGAAGATGCATAAAGCCATAGATAACGCATATATTGTTTTGATTTCTTATTACTCCCCTTACATACATACTTACTGGGATCTACTGCAAAGTGCATTTTAGGAGGAATCcttttttattaatatagtTGAGTGAGATGAATTATAATAATGGAGGTGATTGTCATGCTCTTTGTGTATGCACCATGGTCCTTTTTTTCCCTACTGACTATGCTATGGATATGAAGCCATTTTTGCGGTAAGAGACTGATTTAACTACGGGTAGACAcccaccatcaccatcaccacTTATCTTGATCCCAACCCTTTATATATCTTTAATGAGGACCATGATGCACTGATAATGA is part of the Phragmites australis chromosome 12, lpPhrAust1.1, whole genome shotgun sequence genome and harbors:
- the LOC133886734 gene encoding la-related protein 6B-like isoform X4, producing MSQQEAAAEAEERLGGLRRSGSASRLNAQAPEFVPRASAAAPRPPPAQTVVRLFPPPPPPAAFFVAGPPPPPPPFQYYSAVGAGGGGGFGAAAAAEKEAGAEQLAQAQQPARDGIFDDAAHKITKQVEYYFSDINLATTEHLMRFITKDPEGYVPISVVASFKKIKALVQSNSMLASALQTSSKLVVSDDGTRVKRECPFTESDLEALQARIVVAENLPDDHCYPNLMRLFSAVGSVRTIRTCYPQTSNGTGPVTNRSAKLDMLFANKLHAFVEYDTVVDAAKAIVELNDERNGRSGLRVRLLNTCMVIAVLEPQTKLPETGCF
- the LOC133886734 gene encoding la-related protein 6B-like isoform X1; its protein translation is MSQQEAAAEAEERLGGLRRSGSASRLNAQAPEFVPRASAAAPRPPPAQTVVRLFPPPPPPAAFFVAGPPPPPPPFQYYSAVGAGGGGGFGAAAAAEKEAGAEQLAQAQQPARDGIFDDAAHKITKQVEYYFSDINLATTEHLMRFITKDPEGYVPISVVASFKKIKALVQSNSMLASALQTSSKLVVSDDGTRVKRECPFTESDLEALQARIVVAENLPDDHCYPNLMRLFSAVGSVRTIRTCYPQTSNGTGPVTNRSAKLDMLFANKLHAFVEYDTVVDAAKAIVELNDERNGRSGLRVRLLNTCMTKGGKGKKGGPEADGYGEEENVSTSDQPNDKHLEETSQLSDVPGEHVTEDVTGDMGRGRGRGRGRGGRSRGRSYHHHNSNQHHHNHHQQQHHQNSNHHSNNQSGAHPVGTTLSGHSVKIEQQHQAQPQPQPLTVANKQTPGPRMPDGTRGFTMGRGNPQTLTPSASASEPEP
- the LOC133886734 gene encoding la-related protein 6B-like isoform X3, whose translation is MSQQEAAAEAEERLGGLRRSGSASRLNAQAPEFVPRASAAAPRPPPAQTVVRLFPPPPPPAAFFVAGPPPPPPPFQYYSAVGAGGGGGFGAAAAAEKEAGAEQLAQAQQPARDGIFDDAAHKITKQVEYYFSDINLATTEHLMRFITKDPEGYVPISVVASFKKIKALVQSNSMLASALQTSSKLVVSDDGTRVKRECPFTESDLEALQARIVVAENLPDDHCYPNLMRLFSAVGSVRTIRTCYPQTSNGTGPVTNRSAKLDMLFANKLHAFVEYDTVVDAAKAIVELNDERNGRSGLRVRLLNTCMTKGGKGKKGGPEADGYGEEENVSTSDQPNDKHLEETSQLSDVPGEHVT
- the LOC133886734 gene encoding la-related protein 6B-like isoform X2; the protein is MSQQEAAAEAEERLGGLRRSGSASRLNAQAPEFVPRASAAAPRPPPAQTVVRLFPPPPPPAAFFVAGPPPPPPPFQYYSAVGAGGGGGFGAAAAAEKEAGAEQLAQAQQPARDGIFDDAAHKITKQVEYYFSDINLATTEHLMRFITKDPEGYVPISVVASFKKIKALVQSNSMLASALQTSSKLVVSDDGTRVKRECPFTESDLEALQARIVVAENLPDDHCYPNLMRLFSAVGSVRTIRTCYPQTSNGTGPVTNRSAKLDMLFANKIVELNDERNGRSGLRVRLLNTCMTKGGKGKKGGPEADGYGEEENVSTSDQPNDKHLEETSQLSDVPGEHVTEDVTGDMGRGRGRGRGRGGRSRGRSYHHHNSNQHHHNHHQQQHHQNSNHHSNNQSGAHPVGTTLSGHSVKIEQQHQAQPQPQPLTVANKQTPGPRMPDGTRGFTMGRGNPQTLTPSASASEPEP